Part of the Propioniciclava sp. MC1595 genome is shown below.
GTTGAGGATCCGGCCCGGCGACTTGTCGAGCTTCTGGGCCAGGGCGTCCCGCTCCTGCCAGAGTTCGCGGACGACGGCCAGGCCGCGGGGCGTCCGGACGTCGTGGGTGCCGGAGGTGCGGCGCCACGGGTCGGTGCGCTGGGTCGGGGCATCGCCGGCGTGGAGGACGAGGTGCTCGAACTCCTGGGCGGCCCACTCGGTCTTGCCGGCGGCCTCGAGCTCGGCGGCCACCCAGTCACGCAGCGGGACCAGCAGTTCGACGTCGAGGGCGGCGTAGACCAGCCAGTCCTCGGGCAGGGGGCGGCGCGACCAGTCGGAGGCGGAGTGCTCCTTGGCCAGGGTCTTGCCCAGGGCGCGCTCGAGCAGGGACCCAAGCGCCACGCGCGGAAGGCCCAAAAGGCGGCCGGCCAGCTCGGTGTCGAACAGCCGGCGGGGGAGCATGTTCACCTCGGCGAGGCTGGGCAGGTCCTGGCTGGCGGCGTGCAGGATCCACTCGGCGTCGCCGACGGCGTCGGCGATCGCGGAGAGGTCGGCGCGCTCGCCGTCCTCGGCGAACGCGATCGGGTCGACGAGGTGGGTGCCCGCGCCCTCGCGGCGCAGCTGGATCAGGTAGGCCCGGCCGGTGTAGCGGAACCCGTGCGCGCGCTCGGTGTCGACGGCCAGCGGGCCGGAACCGGCCGCGAGCGCGTCGATCGTGGCCTGCAGCGCCTCGGGCGTGCGCACGACCGGGGGGACGCCGTCGGCGGGCCGGGACACCAGCTCGGGGGGCGGGCCCTCGACCTCGACGGGGTCGGTCTCGCGCGGGGTCTGCTCGCTCACCGGCGTCGCCGCCCCGTGCGGTGCAGGGGGATCGGGACGACGCCGTCGGGCAGCAGCGGCAGGCCCGACACCATGCACAGCAGGTCCTGCCAGGCCTCGACGTGGGTCAGGATCTCGTCGCCGCGGGTGAGCACAGGCGTCCACGACGCGCGGATCTCGACCTCGGCCTTGTCGGGGTCGCCCTCCATCGAGCCGAACGACTTGCTCGAGACGGCCGTCACGGTGCCGCTGGGTGCGGCGTAGTCGGCGCCGCGGCGCTCCAGCGCGTCCTGCAGCCACGACCAGCCGACCTCGGCCAGCAGCGGGTCGGCGGCCATCTCGGGGTCGACGCTGGCGCGCGCGAACGTCACGCAGCGGAAGGTGCCCTCCCACGCCGGGTTGCCGTCGGGGTCGTGCAGCAGCACGAGGCGTCCGTTGCCGACCTCCTCCTCGTCGGAGTCGACGTCGGCGGCGATGGCGGCGGCGAACGGGGCGATGCGCTGGGGGGCCGGGATCTCCTCGACGGTCAGCTCGGGGCGCCAGACCATGCCGAGGAGCGAGGCTGCTGCCTCGTCGAACAGGTCTGACTGCGGTTTCCCCAGGGCCACGCCCCTCAGGCTAGGTGTCGGACGCCCCCGGCTGCGGGTGGCGCGCCGGTCAGGCCGGCGGCTGGTGGACCAGGCAGATGGAGTTGATGCAGTAGCGCAGGTCGGTGGGCGTCTCGTAGCCCTCGCCCTCGAACACGTGGCCGAGGTGGCTGTCGCACGCGGCGCAGCGCACCTCGATGCGGGGGCGTCCGGGCAGGGAGTCGTCGCGCAGGTACCGGATGCGGTCGTCGCCGGCCGGCGCGTAGAAGCTGGGCCACCCGCAGTGGGAGGCGAACTTCTCCTCGCTGGTGAACAGCTCGGCGCCGCAGCCCTTGCACGCGTAGGTGCCGGGCTCGCTGAAGTGCTCGTACTCGCCCGTGCCCGGGCGCTCGGTGCCGCCCTCGCGCAGGACCTGGAACTCGAACGGGGTCAGCACCTCGCGCCACTGCTGCGGCGTGCGGTCGACCTTCGGCGTCTGGGTCATGGGTTCCTCCTGTGGGACAGGAGGCCCAGACTACGCGGAGAACGCGATGGCGCAGTCGGACTGGGTCGCAGCCGGAACCTCCGGGGCCTGGAAGTTGCCCTCCTCGTCGAAGGGGAGCAGGTCCATCGCGGCGAAGGCGTAGCGGGCCAGCACCAGCTCGGCGACCTCGGGCGCCGAACCCAGCGGGTCGGACACCGCGACGGCGCCGATG
Proteins encoded:
- a CDS encoding HRDC domain-containing protein codes for the protein MSEQTPRETDPVEVEGPPPELVSRPADGVPPVVRTPEALQATIDALAAGSGPLAVDTERAHGFRYTGRAYLIQLRREGAGTHLVDPIAFAEDGERADLSAIADAVGDAEWILHAASQDLPSLAEVNMLPRRLFDTELAGRLLGLPRVALGSLLERALGKTLAKEHSASDWSRRPLPEDWLVYAALDVELLVPLRDWVAAELEAAGKTEWAAQEFEHLVLHAGDAPTQRTDPWRRTSGTHDVRTPRGLAVVRELWQERDALAQKLDKSPGRILNDRAISGIAVRAEAAGFEASREALRAVDGFRWRQAQRYETNWLAALERGLAVPKAELPPRRPPAEGIPHPKGWPTRFPDAADRWARLRPATVELAERLQLPVENLIAPDALRRLAWEPPAPVTEASVDAFWAVEGVRPWQRELVVPVVTPLL
- a CDS encoding DUF3000 domain-containing protein, giving the protein MALGKPQSDLFDEAAASLLGMVWRPELTVEEIPAPQRIAPFAAAIAADVDSDEEEVGNGRLVLLHDPDGNPAWEGTFRCVTFARASVDPEMAADPLLAEVGWSWLQDALERRGADYAAPSGTVTAVSSKSFGSMEGDPDKAEVEIRASWTPVLTRGDEILTHVEAWQDLLCMVSGLPLLPDGVVPIPLHRTGRRRR
- the msrB gene encoding peptide-methionine (R)-S-oxide reductase MsrB, translating into MTQTPKVDRTPQQWREVLTPFEFQVLREGGTERPGTGEYEHFSEPGTYACKGCGAELFTSEEKFASHCGWPSFYAPAGDDRIRYLRDDSLPGRPRIEVRCAACDSHLGHVFEGEGYETPTDLRYCINSICLVHQPPA